The following proteins are co-located in the Haloarcula rubripromontorii genome:
- a CDS encoding isopentenyl phosphate kinase: MTVVLKLGGSVITDKDEPETVDRAALSAAVSAVAESPVGDDIVVVHGGGSFGHHHAAEHGVSTTAGTHDVDGVRAIHGAMCRLNAAVVDALADAGVPAVPVHPFSAATRDADGDLSLPTRQVETLLDEGFVPVLHGDLVAHAGAGATVLSGDELVVELAPAVDADRVGVCSTVSGVLDDDGTVIDRIETFEAVAAALGESEATDVSGGMAGKVRALLSLSAPALVFGPDALPAFLAGESPGTTIAGGDAD, translated from the coding sequence ATGACGGTCGTTCTCAAACTCGGGGGGAGTGTCATCACCGACAAGGACGAACCCGAGACGGTCGACCGGGCCGCTCTGTCGGCCGCAGTGTCTGCCGTCGCCGAGTCGCCGGTCGGTGACGATATCGTCGTCGTCCACGGCGGCGGGAGTTTCGGCCACCACCACGCCGCCGAACACGGCGTCAGCACGACTGCGGGGACGCACGATGTAGACGGCGTCCGGGCCATCCACGGCGCGATGTGCCGACTCAACGCCGCCGTCGTGGACGCACTCGCCGACGCGGGCGTCCCGGCGGTTCCGGTCCATCCGTTCTCGGCGGCCACACGCGACGCTGACGGGGACCTTTCATTGCCGACGCGGCAGGTCGAGACCCTGCTGGACGAGGGGTTCGTTCCGGTGTTGCACGGCGACCTCGTCGCACACGCTGGCGCTGGCGCGACAGTTCTGAGCGGCGACGAACTGGTCGTCGAACTCGCGCCGGCCGTCGACGCCGACCGCGTCGGCGTCTGCTCGACCGTGTCCGGCGTTCTCGACGACGACGGGACAGTCATCGACCGCATCGAGACGTTCGAGGCCGTCGCAGCGGCACTGGGCGAGAGCGAGGCGACGGACGTGTCGGGTGGGATGGCCGGCAAGGTGCGTGCGCTGCTTTCGCTCTCTGCCCCCGCTCTCGTGTTTGGTCCCGATGCGTTGCCCGCCTTTCTCGCCGGTGAGAGTCCGGGGACGACCATCGCTGGTGGTGACGCCGACTGA
- the mvk gene encoding mevalonate kinase, which produces MVTSSAPGKVYLFGEHAVVYGEPAVPCAIERRVHVTATEIDEGLRIHANDLQLDGFTVEYSGDGESHPDVDVAESLVEAGMGYVNEAVAQARDAADAPEAGFEISVEGDIPLGAGLGSSAALVVAAIDAATRELGVELPASEIADRAYQVEHEVQDGQASRADTFCSAMGGAVRVEGDDCRRLDGIDTLPFVIGYDGGAGDTGALVAGVRDLRGKYGFAADTVTAIGDIVREGEAVLGTGDYERLGELMDFNHGLLSALGVSSRSLDSMVWAARDADAHGAKLTGAGGGGCIVALDETDDALTALKYTPGCEDVFRAELDTDGVRQE; this is translated from the coding sequence ATGGTCACGTCGAGCGCTCCCGGGAAAGTGTACCTGTTCGGGGAGCACGCGGTCGTCTACGGCGAGCCGGCGGTGCCCTGCGCCATCGAGCGGCGGGTGCACGTGACGGCAACCGAAATTGACGAGGGGTTACGCATCCACGCGAACGACTTGCAACTGGACGGCTTTACCGTCGAGTACTCCGGCGACGGGGAGAGCCATCCGGACGTGGATGTCGCCGAGTCGCTTGTCGAGGCTGGGATGGGATACGTCAACGAAGCGGTCGCACAGGCCCGTGACGCGGCTGATGCGCCGGAGGCTGGCTTCGAGATCTCCGTCGAGGGCGACATCCCGCTCGGGGCGGGACTCGGCTCGTCGGCCGCGCTCGTCGTCGCGGCGATAGACGCGGCGACCAGAGAACTCGGCGTCGAACTGCCGGCGAGCGAGATCGCCGACCGCGCCTACCAGGTCGAACATGAGGTACAGGACGGGCAGGCCTCGCGGGCGGATACGTTCTGCTCGGCGATGGGCGGGGCGGTCCGCGTGGAGGGCGACGACTGCCGGCGGCTGGACGGCATCGACACCCTCCCCTTCGTCATCGGCTACGACGGCGGGGCCGGCGACACCGGGGCGCTGGTCGCCGGCGTCCGGGACCTCCGTGGGAAGTACGGTTTCGCCGCCGACACCGTCACGGCAATCGGCGACATCGTCCGTGAGGGCGAGGCAGTGCTCGGAACGGGCGACTACGAACGGCTCGGAGAGCTGATGGATTTCAACCACGGCCTGCTTTCGGCGCTGGGCGTCTCCTCGCGGTCGCTGGACTCGATGGTGTGGGCGGCCCGCGACGCCGACGCACACGGCGCGAAACTCACCGGAGCCGGTGGCGGCGGCTGTATCGTCGCACTGGACGAGACAGACGACGCGCTCACGGCGCTGAAGTACACGCCGGGGTGTGAGGATGTCTTCCGGGCCGAACTGGACACCGACGGAGTCCGGCAGGAATGA
- a CDS encoding cytochrome P450: MSKTPPGPKGEPLFGSSRTYARDPFRFISALERAYGDVARFDMGPMDTVMLCDPTAIERVLVSEADRFRKPDFQGDALGDLLGDGLLLSEGETWEQQRKLANPAFSMARLSGMADRITGHAEDRIADWSHGDVIDAEQSMTRVTLDVILDLMMGVELSEQRVRTIEEQLLPLGQRFEPDPIRFAMPQWMPMPDDAEFNRAVRTLDEVLDDIIEVREDSVGTAEDGPMDFLSVLLRARDDGNQSPDQLRDEMMTMLLAGHDTTALTLTYTWFLLSEHPEVEQRVHEELDDVIGDDRPGMEHVRELDYLEWVIQEAMRLYPPVYTIFREPTEDVTLSGYDVEAGTTLMVPQWGVHRSERFYDDPEAFDPERWKPERASERPRFAYFPFGGGPRHCIGKHLAMLEAQLITATTASQYRLEFQGETPLELLPSLTAHPRQEMSMRVQER, encoded by the coding sequence ATGTCAAAGACGCCGCCCGGACCGAAGGGCGAACCGCTGTTCGGCAGTAGTCGCACGTACGCTCGTGACCCGTTCCGGTTCATCTCGGCGCTGGAGCGGGCCTATGGTGATGTCGCCCGCTTCGACATGGGGCCGATGGATACGGTCATGCTGTGTGACCCAACAGCAATCGAGCGAGTACTGGTTTCAGAGGCCGATCGGTTCCGCAAACCCGACTTTCAGGGAGATGCGCTCGGGGACCTGCTGGGTGACGGACTGCTGTTGAGTGAAGGCGAGACGTGGGAGCAGCAGCGAAAGCTCGCCAACCCCGCGTTCTCGATGGCTCGGCTCTCGGGGATGGCCGACCGCATCACCGGCCACGCGGAGGACCGCATCGCCGACTGGTCCCACGGCGACGTCATCGACGCCGAGCAGTCGATGACCCGAGTGACGCTGGACGTGATTCTGGACCTGATGATGGGCGTCGAACTCTCCGAACAGCGGGTCCGCACAATCGAGGAACAACTGTTGCCGCTGGGCCAGCGGTTCGAGCCCGACCCCATTCGGTTCGCCATGCCGCAGTGGATGCCGATGCCTGATGACGCCGAGTTCAACCGCGCCGTGCGGACGCTGGACGAGGTGCTGGACGACATTATCGAGGTCCGCGAGGACTCGGTCGGGACAGCCGAAGACGGCCCGATGGACTTCCTGTCAGTACTCTTGCGGGCACGCGACGACGGGAACCAGTCGCCCGACCAACTCCGCGACGAGATGATGACGATGCTGCTCGCGGGCCACGACACGACGGCGCTGACGCTGACGTACACCTGGTTCCTGCTGTCGGAACACCCCGAGGTCGAACAGCGGGTCCACGAGGAACTGGACGATGTTATCGGCGACGACCGGCCGGGGATGGAACACGTCCGTGAACTGGACTATCTCGAATGGGTAATTCAGGAAGCGATGCGGCTCTACCCGCCGGTGTACACCATTTTCCGGGAGCCGACCGAGGACGTGACGCTGTCGGGCTACGACGTCGAGGCCGGGACGACGCTGATGGTCCCACAGTGGGGCGTCCACCGATCCGAGCGGTTCTACGACGACCCCGAGGCGTTCGACCCGGAGCGCTGGAAGCCCGAGCGAGCGAGCGAGCGCCCCCGGTTCGCCTACTTCCCCTTCGGTGGCGGCCCGCGTCACTGCATCGGGAAGCACCTCGCAATGCTGGAAGCGCAGCTTATCACCGCAACGACGGCCAGCCAGTACCGACTGGAGTTCCAAGGCGAGACGCCGCTGGAGCTGCTACCGTCGCTGACTGCACATCCCCGGCAGGAAATGTCGATGCGCGTGCAGGAGCGGTAG
- a CDS encoding DUF5518 domain-containing protein, with product MRGSVTNAAIGAVVTIALSFIPFSSIAGGAVAAANHGGGYRAGLWLGTLAGVCAMVPLLALFIPALYIAGLLGFGIPPGAPGYDLFLALVFAFFLLYTVGLSALGGLGGVWISVHTSWDLDADRWL from the coding sequence ATGCGCGGGTCGGTGACCAACGCCGCTATCGGGGCAGTCGTCACGATTGCGCTGTCGTTCATCCCCTTTTCGTCGATAGCCGGCGGTGCCGTGGCCGCGGCGAACCACGGTGGCGGCTACCGGGCGGGGCTCTGGCTGGGGACGCTGGCCGGCGTCTGTGCGATGGTCCCCTTACTTGCTCTCTTCATCCCGGCGCTGTACATCGCTGGCCTCCTCGGGTTCGGGATTCCGCCCGGCGCGCCGGGGTACGACCTGTTTCTGGCGCTCGTGTTCGCGTTCTTTCTGCTGTACACGGTCGGACTCAGCGCTCTCGGTGGCCTCGGCGGCGTCTGGATATCGGTACACACCAGCTGGGACCTAGACGCCGACCGCTGGCTCTGA
- a CDS encoding DUF5518 domain-containing protein produces the protein MGEGDTFVNAVIGAVATALLSGFVPLAPLLGGGIAGYLEGGGRDDGVRVGFLSGVIGLAISLVFFAVVFVFLTAFLAIVPDALGVFGAMGLLVLVVGTIMTAAYFLGLSALGGWLGNYVKHDTTIGD, from the coding sequence ATGGGAGAGGGAGACACGTTCGTCAACGCCGTCATCGGAGCCGTTGCAACCGCCCTGCTGAGCGGGTTCGTCCCACTCGCGCCGTTACTCGGCGGTGGAATCGCCGGCTACCTCGAAGGGGGCGGACGAGACGACGGGGTCCGTGTCGGGTTCCTGTCCGGCGTCATCGGGCTGGCGATCTCGCTGGTCTTCTTTGCGGTCGTGTTCGTCTTCCTGACCGCGTTCCTGGCGATCGTTCCCGACGCGCTCGGCGTATTCGGCGCGATGGGGCTACTCGTACTCGTCGTCGGAACGATCATGACCGCCGCGTACTTCCTCGGCCTGAGCGCGCTCGGGGGCTGGCTGGGCAACTACGTCAAGCACGACACGACTATCGGCGACTGA
- the rpsB gene encoding 30S ribosomal protein S2, whose translation MSGNEKEGLDASDSDFDPSEEDDEAVDAETETEAEQPADDAEEATEAEPTDEDADADEAADSAAGPQLDEDVMPDEQSEADLLIPVEDYLGAGVHIGTQQKTQDMERFIHRVRTDGLYVLDVSMTDERIRTAADFLSNYEPEQILAASSRQYGRFPAEKFAEAIGARVRTGRFIPGTLTNPDYDGYIEPDIVVVTDPIGDAQAVKEAITVGIPVIAMCDSNNTTSNVDLVVPTNNKGRKALSVVYWLLANETLDRRGAEPTYGLDDFESDI comes from the coding sequence ATGAGCGGCAACGAAAAAGAAGGTCTCGACGCGTCAGACTCCGACTTCGACCCGTCCGAGGAGGACGACGAAGCGGTCGACGCGGAGACCGAAACGGAAGCCGAACAGCCCGCCGACGACGCCGAAGAGGCGACAGAGGCCGAACCAACTGACGAAGACGCAGACGCCGACGAAGCGGCCGACTCGGCCGCCGGCCCACAGCTGGACGAGGACGTCATGCCCGACGAGCAGTCGGAGGCCGACCTCCTCATCCCCGTCGAGGACTACCTCGGCGCCGGTGTCCACATCGGGACCCAGCAGAAGACCCAGGACATGGAGCGGTTCATCCACCGCGTCCGAACTGACGGGCTCTACGTGCTGGACGTCTCGATGACCGACGAGCGCATCCGTACCGCCGCGGACTTCCTGTCCAACTACGAACCGGAGCAGATTCTGGCCGCATCGTCGCGCCAGTACGGACGGTTCCCGGCCGAGAAGTTCGCCGAAGCGATCGGCGCGCGCGTCCGCACCGGTCGGTTCATCCCCGGCACGCTGACCAACCCCGACTACGACGGCTACATCGAGCCTGACATCGTGGTCGTTACCGACCCCATCGGTGACGCCCAGGCTGTCAAGGAAGCCATCACGGTTGGCATCCCGGTCATCGCGATGTGTGACTCCAACAACACCACGTCGAACGTCGACCTGGTCGTCCCGACGAACAACAAGGGGCGCAAGGCGCTGTCGGTCGTCTACTGGCTGCTGGCCAACGAGACGCTCGACCGCCGCGGTGCCGAGCCGACGTACGGACTCGACGACTTCGAGTCCGACATCTAA
- the eno gene encoding phosphopyruvate hydratase, which produces MTLITDIRLRRVLDSRGNATVEADVLTESGGFGRGKAPSGASTGEYEAIELPANEAIAKAREEALPRLIGEVHAGNQRDVDAALHAADGTDDFSGIGANSAVAISMAAAKAGADVLGAPLYQHLGGTFRGNEYPTPLGNIIGGGEHAADATNIQEFLAAPVGAPSVEEAVFANAAVHQEVHDILADRDLPAGKGDEGAWAPSVSDDEAFEIMDEAVETVADDFGFAISFGLDVAGAELYDDESDGYVYDDGVKSTEEQIEYIAGKVEEYDLVYVEDPLDENDYEAFADLTAQVGDQTLVCGDDLFVTNVERLQAGINADAGNSILIKPNQIGTLTDAVDAIELATASGYESVVSHRSGETEDTTIAHLAVATDAPFIKTGAVGGERTAKLNELIRIEDNAV; this is translated from the coding sequence ATGACGCTCATCACTGACATCCGACTCCGCCGCGTCCTCGACTCCCGCGGGAACGCGACCGTCGAGGCCGACGTCCTCACTGAGAGTGGGGGCTTCGGTCGTGGCAAGGCACCGAGCGGCGCAAGCACGGGTGAGTACGAGGCCATCGAACTCCCCGCCAACGAAGCCATCGCCAAGGCCCGCGAGGAAGCACTCCCGCGACTCATCGGTGAAGTCCACGCCGGGAACCAGCGCGATGTCGATGCGGCGCTCCACGCCGCTGACGGCACTGACGACTTCTCCGGTATCGGCGCAAACAGCGCGGTCGCCATCTCGATGGCGGCCGCAAAGGCCGGTGCTGACGTGCTGGGCGCACCGCTGTACCAGCACCTCGGCGGCACGTTCCGGGGCAACGAGTACCCGACGCCGCTGGGCAACATCATCGGCGGCGGCGAGCACGCCGCGGACGCGACCAACATCCAGGAGTTCCTCGCGGCCCCCGTCGGCGCACCGAGCGTCGAGGAGGCTGTCTTCGCCAACGCCGCGGTCCACCAGGAGGTCCACGACATTCTGGCCGACCGCGACCTGCCAGCGGGCAAAGGCGACGAGGGTGCCTGGGCACCATCTGTCTCGGACGACGAAGCGTTCGAGATCATGGACGAGGCCGTCGAGACTGTGGCCGACGACTTCGGCTTCGCAATTTCGTTCGGACTCGACGTCGCCGGCGCGGAACTCTACGACGACGAGTCCGACGGCTACGTCTACGACGACGGCGTCAAATCCACCGAGGAGCAGATCGAGTACATCGCCGGGAAGGTCGAGGAGTACGACCTCGTCTACGTCGAGGACCCCCTCGACGAGAACGATTACGAGGCCTTCGCGGACCTGACCGCACAGGTCGGGGACCAGACGCTCGTCTGTGGTGACGACCTGTTCGTCACGAACGTCGAGCGCCTGCAGGCCGGCATCAACGCCGACGCCGGGAACTCCATCCTGATCAAGCCGAACCAGATCGGGACGCTCACCGACGCCGTCGACGCCATCGAACTGGCGACGGCAAGCGGCTACGAGTCCGTCGTTTCCCACCGCAGTGGTGAGACGGAAGACACGACAATTGCACACCTCGCTGTCGCCACTGACGCACCGTTCATCAAGACCGGCGCGGTCGGCGGCGAGCGCACAGCCAAGCTGAACGAACTAATCCGTATCGAGGACAACGCAGTATGA
- a CDS encoding DNA-directed RNA polymerase subunit K, giving the protein MNAQESRYEKARKLGARALQLAHGAPVLIETEHTQPILIAAEEYDAGVLPFTVNRSD; this is encoded by the coding sequence ATGAACGCACAGGAAAGCCGCTACGAGAAGGCCCGCAAACTCGGCGCACGAGCGCTGCAGTTGGCCCACGGCGCTCCCGTGCTCATCGAGACGGAACACACCCAGCCGATACTCATCGCCGCCGAGGAGTACGACGCTGGCGTCCTACCGTTTACGGTCAACAGGAGTGACTAA
- a CDS encoding DNA-directed RNA polymerase subunit N: MMVPVRCFTCGNVVGEHWEEFKARTREAEEPEDPEKVLDELGVERHCCRRMLVSHKDLVDIVSPYQ, translated from the coding sequence ATGATGGTACCGGTTCGGTGTTTCACGTGCGGTAACGTCGTCGGCGAACACTGGGAGGAGTTCAAGGCTCGCACCCGCGAGGCCGAGGAGCCAGAGGACCCGGAGAAGGTCCTCGACGAACTCGGCGTCGAGCGGCACTGCTGTCGCCGGATGCTCGTCTCGCACAAAGACCTCGTCGACATCGTCTCACCCTACCAATGA
- a CDS encoding 30S ribosomal protein S9, producing MVTNTSGKKKTAVARATVREGEGRVRIDSQPVELVDPELAQLKMLEPFRIAEDDLRGEVDVEVSVEGGGVMGQADAARTAIARGLVDHTNDAELRDAFMEFDRSLLVNDVRQSEPKKWGGPGARARYQKSYR from the coding sequence ATGGTAACGAACACGTCTGGCAAGAAGAAGACCGCCGTCGCCCGCGCGACCGTACGCGAGGGCGAGGGCCGCGTGCGTATCGACTCGCAGCCGGTCGAACTCGTCGACCCAGAGCTGGCGCAGCTCAAGATGCTGGAACCGTTCCGCATCGCCGAGGACGACCTCCGCGGCGAGGTTGACGTTGAAGTGTCCGTCGAAGGTGGCGGCGTCATGGGGCAGGCAGATGCCGCCCGAACCGCCATCGCTCGCGGGCTCGTCGACCACACCAACGACGCCGAACTCCGCGACGCGTTCATGGAGTTCGACCGCTCGCTGCTGGTCAACGACGTTCGCCAGTCCGAACCCAAGAAGTGGGGCGGCCCCGGTGCGCGGGCCCGCTACCAGAAATCGTACCGCTAA
- a CDS encoding 50S ribosomal protein L13: MSVAEFDADVIIDARDCIMGRVASQVAEQALDGETVAVVNAERAVITGREEQITEKYKKRVDIGNDNGYFYPKRPDGIFKRTIRGMLPHKKQRGREAFENVRVYLGNPYDEDGEVLDGTSLDRLSNIKFVTLGEISETLGANKTW; this comes from the coding sequence ATGAGCGTCGCAGAGTTCGACGCGGATGTCATCATTGACGCCCGCGACTGTATCATGGGCCGCGTCGCATCACAGGTCGCCGAACAGGCACTCGACGGCGAGACGGTCGCTGTCGTCAACGCCGAACGCGCCGTGATCACCGGCCGAGAGGAGCAGATAACGGAGAAGTACAAGAAACGTGTCGACATCGGTAACGACAACGGGTACTTCTACCCCAAGCGACCGGACGGCATCTTCAAGCGCACCATCCGCGGCATGCTGCCCCACAAGAAGCAGCGTGGCCGCGAGGCGTTCGAGAACGTCCGTGTCTACCTCGGCAACCCGTACGACGAGGACGGCGAGGTCCTAGACGGCACGTCGCTTGACCGACTGTCGAACATCAAGTTCGTCACGCTGGGCGAAATCAGCGAAACGCTTGGAGCGAACAAGACATGGTAA
- a CDS encoding 50S ribosomal protein L18e produces MSKTNPRLSSLIADLKSAARSSGGAVWGDVAERLEKPRRTHAEVNLGRIERYAQEDETVVVPGKVLGSGVLQKDVTVAAVDFSGTAETKIDQVGEAVSLEQAIENNPEGSHVRVIR; encoded by the coding sequence ATGAGTAAGACGAACCCGAGACTCAGTAGTCTCATCGCCGACCTGAAGTCAGCCGCCCGCAGTTCGGGCGGTGCTGTCTGGGGCGACGTCGCCGAGCGCTTAGAAAAGCCACGGCGCACACACGCGGAAGTCAACCTCGGCCGTATCGAACGATACGCCCAGGAAGACGAAACCGTCGTTGTGCCCGGCAAGGTGCTTGGCTCCGGTGTCCTGCAGAAGGATGTCACCGTCGCCGCTGTCGACTTCTCCGGAACCGCCGAGACGAAGATCGACCAGGTTGGAGAGGCTGTATCACTCGAACAGGCAATCGAAAACAACCCAGAAGGCTCCCACGTCCGGGTGATCCGATGA
- a CDS encoding DNA-directed RNA polymerase subunit D: MTQDYEVEFVERGEREARILVRGITPAFANGIRRAMVADVPTFSIDTVRVIENTSVMFNEQIGLRLGLVPLTTDLDDFEIGDEVTLSLSVDGPATAYSSDLVSSDPMVEAADDNIPIIDLKEGQRLEVEADAVLDTGREHAKHQGGVAVGYRHLQQVEVVGDLGEFEDDDPNILRGVIEEQAAEHAAGDATNGELVATDEFDNDLRNRYPGKDVEVSDVPNAFVFHVETDGSFTTEELVLRAVETLRDRATELKDAVQL; this comes from the coding sequence ATGACACAGGACTACGAGGTTGAGTTCGTCGAACGCGGCGAGCGCGAGGCGCGGATCCTCGTGCGCGGCATCACGCCGGCTTTCGCTAACGGCATCCGCCGAGCGATGGTCGCGGACGTACCGACGTTCAGTATCGATACCGTCCGCGTCATCGAGAACACCAGCGTGATGTTCAACGAGCAGATCGGTCTCCGACTGGGACTGGTCCCGCTGACGACCGACCTCGACGACTTCGAGATCGGCGACGAGGTGACGCTGTCGCTGTCCGTCGACGGGCCGGCCACGGCCTACTCCAGCGACCTCGTCTCCTCGGACCCGATGGTCGAGGCGGCCGACGACAACATCCCGATCATCGACCTCAAGGAGGGCCAACGTCTCGAAGTCGAGGCCGACGCCGTCCTCGACACCGGTCGGGAACACGCCAAACATCAGGGCGGCGTGGCCGTCGGCTACCGACACCTCCAGCAGGTGGAGGTCGTCGGCGACCTCGGCGAGTTCGAGGACGACGATCCGAACATCCTGCGTGGCGTCATCGAAGAGCAGGCGGCCGAACACGCCGCCGGCGACGCCACCAACGGTGAACTCGTCGCGACAGACGAGTTCGACAACGACCTCCGGAACCGCTACCCCGGCAAAGACGTCGAGGTTTCGGACGTGCCGAACGCGTTCGTGTTCCACGTCGAGACGGACGGGTCGTTCACCACCGAGGAACTGGTCCTGCGCGCGGTCGAGACGCTGCGTGACCGCGCGACCGAACTGAAAGACGCAGTCCAGCTGTAA
- a CDS encoding 30S ribosomal protein S11: MSEDTEDIWGIAHVHASFNNTIITITDQTGAETLAKSSGGTVVKQNRDEASPYAAMQMAEVVAEKALDRGVEGVDVRVRGPGGNLQTSPGPGAQATIRALARAGLEIGRIEDVTPTPHDGTRAPKNSGF; this comes from the coding sequence ATGAGCGAAGACACTGAAGACATCTGGGGCATCGCCCACGTGCACGCATCGTTCAACAACACGATCATCACCATCACCGACCAGACCGGCGCGGAGACGCTCGCGAAGAGCTCCGGCGGGACGGTCGTCAAGCAGAACCGCGACGAGGCGTCGCCGTACGCGGCGATGCAGATGGCCGAGGTCGTTGCGGAGAAGGCCCTCGACCGTGGCGTCGAAGGCGTCGACGTTCGGGTCCGCGGTCCCGGCGGCAACCTCCAGACCTCGCCCGGCCCGGGTGCGCAGGCGACGATCCGCGCACTCGCCCGAGCGGGGCTGGAGATCGGTCGCATCGAGGACGTCACGCCGACCCCGCACGACGGTACTCGTGCACCCAAGAACTCCGGATTCTAA
- a CDS encoding 30S ribosomal protein S4: MALGSNTKFYETPNHPFQGERIADEANLIGRYGLKNKEELWRAQSELRGYRREARKLLGSAGEHETESEEFLARLKRYGILNEQDQLDDVLSLDVTDVLERRLQTVVYRKGYANTPEQARQFIVHGHIVLDDARVTRPGMTVETAVESSVGFDEHSSLSDELHPERAEAQE; the protein is encoded by the coding sequence ATGGCACTTGGCTCAAACACGAAGTTCTACGAGACGCCGAACCACCCCTTCCAGGGCGAGCGCATCGCCGACGAGGCCAACCTCATCGGCCGCTACGGCCTGAAGAACAAGGAGGAGCTCTGGCGCGCACAGTCCGAGCTTCGTGGCTACCGTCGTGAGGCCCGGAAGCTGCTGGGCAGCGCTGGCGAACACGAGACCGAGTCCGAGGAGTTCCTCGCTCGGCTCAAGCGCTACGGCATCCTCAACGAGCAGGACCAGCTCGACGACGTGCTGTCGCTCGACGTGACCGACGTGCTGGAACGCCGCCTGCAGACGGTCGTCTACCGCAAGGGCTACGCGAACACGCCCGAGCAGGCCCGCCAGTTCATCGTCCACGGACACATCGTGCTGGACGACGCTCGCGTCACCCGGCCCGGCATGACGGTCGAAACCGCTGTCGAGAGCTCGGTCGGTTTCGACGAGCACAGCTCGCTGTCGGACGAACTCCACCCTGAGCGCGCGGAGGCCCAAGAATGA
- a CDS encoding 30S ribosomal protein S13: MSAEDPNAGEDADAEEEEDIRYFVRIGQTDLDGTKSVERALTELNGIGHRAARIIAQKADVDRRAVFGKLDDDVIERVVDHVENFADEVPEWMANHQKDYFTGETTHETGNDLQLTRRQDINRMKMIDSYRGIRHKRGQKVRGQRTKSTGRTEGTIGVNVEAIKEEQAEDAAAEDDE, encoded by the coding sequence ATGAGTGCAGAAGACCCCAACGCGGGCGAGGACGCGGATGCCGAAGAGGAGGAGGACATCCGCTATTTCGTCCGTATCGGACAGACAGACCTCGACGGGACGAAATCCGTCGAGCGAGCACTGACAGAACTGAACGGTATCGGCCATCGGGCCGCCCGAATCATCGCCCAGAAAGCGGATGTCGACCGGCGCGCTGTCTTCGGCAAGCTCGACGACGACGTCATCGAGCGCGTCGTCGACCACGTCGAGAACTTCGCCGACGAGGTGCCCGAGTGGATGGCCAACCACCAGAAGGATTACTTCACTGGTGAGACCACCCACGAGACCGGCAACGACCTCCAGCTCACCCGCCGGCAGGACATCAACCGCATGAAGATGATCGACTCCTACCGCGGTATCCGCCACAAGCGTGGCCAGAAGGTTCGTGGACAGCGTACCAAGTCCACCGGCCGGACGGAGGGGACCATCGGCGTCAACGTCGAGGCGATCAAAGAAGAGCAGGCCGAAGATGCCGCCGCGGAGGATGACGAATAA